In Anolis carolinensis isolate JA03-04 chromosome 4, rAnoCar3.1.pri, whole genome shotgun sequence, the genomic window agcctgcgccacagcccggtttcTGGCTCGGTTTCTCCTTGCTTGTAGTGAGGAGAGAAAGAAGCGGGTTTAGTTATGACCTAATGTTCAGATGCCTTCTTGGTTAGTGAACAGTAATTTCTCATTCAGAAAAGTGCAGATGAGCCAAAGGAGATGAATTGTGTCTCTTTTTGAATCATAAGAATATCAATAGCGCCCTGTTAGATAAACATGTAGGCTATCTGGCTCTCTCTTTACTCGGAGTGATACTGTATAGAAAAACTGTCTGGTTTGATTAAGTTGCTGAAACCACTTGTTTCCCCTTCTCTACCTCATTCCCCTCTAGGGCATTCTCCCTATCGTCTTCCCTTAGCAAGCAAAATGCTTCTCGCAGGCCGACTGCAGGTGAAACCATGTGGCTCTGTGCAAATCAGGGCAGGATTTAGTCTCAGTGATACAGTCCATAGATACAATAAGGAGGCATGAGGTGCAGGGGGCAAAACCTGGCTCTCAGCTCAAACATCACAGTCCCCAGGGAGGATCACCAACAGCTCTCCTGAGTATATGCTTTCAAAGAACAATTGCAATCTTTTCCCATGTCTACACTAAAACTAAAATAATGCCATAGGAAAAATAATTGTAACAGTGAGACAAGTACTCCCCACCCTCCAAAGCAGTCATTCTTAATGCCTTAGTGCCATCTTTGTTTATTGAATAAGGTGTTTGGTTAGAGCAGGAGTGGTCAACTGCATGGAGGGTTGGGTCTGGATATGGAACATAATGGAGCACAACACCTCCGGATACCATGTCTTCATTTGGGGTTCTGGAGAGGAAGAGGCCTAAATTACCACAACCACAGACATTGGAGGATCTTTAGAttggtttggggaaaataaaatgataaaaaataatgtGGGGGTGGAGGGACAAAAGTGAGGTCCAGAGTATAGGCTGCATTTCTCCCATCACTgaaagaagcagaagaaaaaggGATCTGTGTTAATGAGACCAAGATCTATTCAGGGGTAGATGTGTTGGTCATGTAGCAAAATATAAACCCAAAATGCTCATAACAGTGACACCTTTATTGACCAGCCTAAAAGCATAAAATATATCATACAAGCTTTTCAAAGCTGttatttttattactgtattCATCACATAATATTCGCCAtaacataatagtcacaccttcATTTTTTGGGGGATGGCAAAATTGCTATTTTGCGTTTCTTGCCTAACAGTTGCAACCTTCATTCACTTGCCTGTGCACCTGCTCCCTTCCCAGCTATGAGGCTTCATTTGACAGCCAGCTAAGCTAAGCCCCGTAGCTggaatttctttccccatgtaaTAGTTGCGCCCCTCTTTTTTGACTCAAAAAAGGGATAAAAAATGTGACTGTTACGTGATGAAATACAATACGTTACTCCATTAAATACCACTCAGAgaaaattgggagggggggggatactctccaatttatttttacatttgccTCTCTTTTCTTTCACATGATGCTGGGGAGCATATGTTTGTTTGTGAATCACCATCTCTTTACCTCTCAACTATAGATTTACTACTGGGCAATGCTTAAGTCCCTGCAGTCATATTAAAATTTTAACTTTCAAGACTCCATACTATTGTGGCATCACTAGAGACCAGCCTCATGAAATCACCAAACCTTGCTTTGTGGCATCACCAGACCCATCCCTGGGTTGCTGGAGTCCTGGGCTAAAGCAGTtgttttacaaataaaatatataaacataaccCTTTCGGGTCTGAGATGGACAACTACTCACAAAGTccaaaaaaataagaaaactaaTTGTGGATGGAGAAtgtctatttttttatttatgttcTGAGGCAGATAGAAAATAATAGCTCAGTTCAGGACCAGTTATTCACTCTTGAATTTGCTTCAAAAGTAAGTTTGTATAAATCCATTTTGGGAGGtgtattagtgttgtgcttttgtatggaattgctagtcattttgtgtagtttcattcatgtcatctcattttcatatttggttccCGCTAATGAAAATAGGCAGCCTATACGacacgaattttcatctggctaaagAAAAACATGAAATTTTTTGTGCCATTAGTGGCAAtgagagggcttctgaggctcatcccccccccctcagtttttgggctagaggggtgaaaatcaccagacatggagggcatttcactCCCCTTTAGCCcaccaatttttaaaacatttggctcttccccagagtactattgttattaatatcattattattattaacacccattggcacacatcagctgtcatggggaggcattcctctcccagactcagcttagattcccagagaagctatcatttatatatatatatatatatatatatatatatatatatatatatatatgcacacacacacataacacccattggcacacatcagatgtaatggggaggcattcCTTTCCCAGTTTCTGCTTAGATTCCCAAAGTAGCTATTGATATAtctcacccattggtacacatcagttgtaatgggaaagcagctctCTGCCAGTACCTGCTTGTTGTTATGGGGCAGAAactaaaggaaaatgaaagcaagcatgatgactgtgtggctttcatttttgtgtcgcctttcatttcctacgaaaatgtcatcattcgttttgtgtagacggtCGAAACGAAACAACAgtatgaaggaaacgaaggaaaacttTTCGCGCACATCTCTAAGAAGTATGCTTCTGCAGTTTACACATAACTATGCcagctttttaaataaaaaatagtaaatCATTCAGATGTGCAAAGTCAGACGATGGAGTGTTTTATAGTCTAAGAGTCAATTATCCATGTTAATAGCTAATATTCTTGCTTAAATGAATTGTGAGCATGAAAAAAATGCAATTGGGGCAAATgagaatttggttttttttttttgttttttttgctaagGACTTCAcaaaatccaaaagaaaatttaaaatataatagaaataaCACTTAAAAACGTGATAGTAGAAGAAATACAAGCAGAGGGCTTTGAAATACTTAGCATTTTAAAGTCTTGGTTTCAATCCCTGGACATTTAACCTTATCTGTGATAATGAATTAGGGCTGCTATCTCTCCTTACCCTCAATGGACTTTTAATTTATAACAGCAATATGGCAGACCAATACAACGTGATCCTTCCATGCTGGGAATACTTATTCAATCTGCAAGTGCAGCTGGATAAGAATTTCATTTGATTAGTTATTGATAACAACTTCTTCATGTCTTCATAAATGGGGTGAGAATTAAATGTGAAGCAAAGTAGACTTTGACAGATTTGCTCATCTTTAAGGTTATATATCCCACAGTTGTTCAATCTATTGCTTTTATTGGAATGTACCTTTGGATATGTAGTCAATCACTAACATTTCCCCCATCCTTCTCATGACAATAAACTGGATGGAATCAGACAGAAGATGATTTCAGGATAACACAACTATGATATCTACATCAGAAAGAAACTTGGAGGTTAGCACAATGTCTGCActttaaaagaaaagaggaaaagaataCATGATTTGGTTTAGAACTATTGTTCGGAATCAAGTGGAGCAATTTCAGGACTGTTGTCCTGAAAACGGAAAAGGAAATTGCTGCATTAGATAATAATGGGCTATTATGACAATTAAACATTAGTGGCCTGTTTACCAGCACTGTAACTTCTTAATTAAAATATAGATTCTCGATATTCTGAATTATACTTAATTACACTTAGCCCTTCATGTTCTACGCATTTAGTGATTCAAAAAGGGAAACAGGTGGGTTGGCCGTAATTTCTCTGCTCAACAGTCCACTGGCCTGAAATATTCCTGTGTGATCAGGTCATGGTGGAGAGAGCCATTAGCAGTTGGCAGCTCCCATTTCAGTGAGGTGATGAAACCACTCTAGATTTTAGCCTGAACATCAAATGAACTAAGCGATGTGCTGAAAACCTTTTGGAGACAGAATTTAGTTGCTAAAGGTTCAGCATGTTGAAAGTTCTAATTAAAATCTGGAGCAAATACGTCACCCCATTGACACAGAAACCACATGTGAATAGCTAAATGAATAGGACAACTCAGTGCAGGACAACTAAAGAAACTAATTCTATGACAGCTATATTTAGAGAAGGcactgaaaaaaataaatgttgttCAGATaagcctcagttaacaaagcagaTGTATTCCTGAGCTTCATTTATTGAACAGAAACTCTGTTCCCAGAGTTAGAAAtcacatggaaagaatagggataggTTGCTACACCAtcaaaaagaagagcagttcaacatcttttagaatttttaaaatttcaaactgcactgggtccagtggttttcaacatcttcatcaatgacttggatgatggaatgcTTATCAAgcttgtagatgacaccaaattgggagggatagaccCAACTCCAGAGGATAGGATTGgcatccaaaatgaccttaacagattagagaggtgggccagaactaacaaaatgaatttcaacaaggagataTGTAAGATAATAttattgatgacttgaaggttgggttgctgatctgaagattgccagttcaaatccaacccggggagagcgcggatgagttccctctatccagggccgtagccagaaaaaaaattcgggaggggttttgaaaatttgggggggggggggtttgaacccctagcacacacacacacacacacaccccgctacaaacctgtcaatatctgcttgagatagtgcctggtgggactcttaatgttttgcatctcatagacttagcatgaggatttggttaaccagttaaaattcatagtaaagcagggtttttttaataacctgaaaaattccagggggggggttgaacccctaaccccgccccctcgctacaggcctgcctctatcagctccagctccatgtggggacattagataaacctcccacaaggatggtaaaacatcaaacatctgggcgtcccctgggcaacatccatgcaaatggccaattctctcacaccagaagtaacttgcagtttttcaagtcattcctgacatgaacaaaaaccttaggaaacacaaaagaaatgcacagatataggatgggtggcaCTTGGCTTGagaacagtacatgtgaaagggatctaggagtctcaatagatcacaagctgaacatcaGTCAACAGTgggatgtggcagctaaaaaagtcaatgagaTTCTACATTGCAGCAACGTAAGAATAATGTCTAGGGATCTCATcacattcaaccccccccccccccccgattcacCACAGATCGTGGCGAATCTGGCAGTGCCCGGTGTGGGacatggggaacccattgccctgCATCGTCCGCCTTGCCACTCACCCACCCAGGTCCATCCCCATTGTTTtcaatgcaacacgggaagccacGCATGTTGCTGTCGCTGCTTCCTGAAATGATTTCACGAAACCTTGTCGGAAGTAGATTGATATTGTGTGATGAGAGCTGGCAGGTTCTGTTCCTAAAGAGGGGTGCAATTGTCCCAGGACAGGCAATTTTGTCTAATGAGGTGATAGGGTGTGGAGAACCCATCattccatgccccacatcacctgctCACCGATTCCCCATATCCCATGGGGTGGAGCGTCACCACCTGGCTTCCCTTCATTGCTGGGAAGGCAATATGGGAAGGCTCCAGTGTTGCCGCAGTGGCAACATGCActgcttcctctcttcttttggCACAGTCCAGCCTGTGCCTGTGTATCGTGGGATGGGCTCCATGCTGAAAGTCGAAGAAAAGCAGTGTACGATGGGCAAATcggcccatgtgatgaggtggacagtcccactctattctgctttgggcagacctcacctggaatcctgtgcccagttctaggcaccacaatttcaagaaggatattgacaagctggaacatgtccaaaaAAGTGTTATTCAAGTGAGCAATGGTTTGGaagacaagccctatgaggagggcTGAGAGAGCTGGGAAAGTTTAGCTTAGAGGCTGAAAGGGGACATGACAGAAATTCACTGATTTAGTATTGGTCAGATGCAGACAAGGTTTTGAGAGGGGTTGCCCAAATAAGAATAAATCTATCAGTAAATTTTAGCTAGAGTGGGGATAATTCAATCCTCACTGAATTCACAGAGGCCCGAATATGCTTTTTTCTTTTAGCTTGAAACCATCAAATCTTACAATTGAAAGCAGTACTCGCATTGGCTCTGGGAATACTGACATTTTGCTTAGCCTGACCCAAACGTCTTAGGTCATTCCAGGTTGCCCAAATATCAGGCTGTCAGAAGTGTAGTGGGGTCACCTGTTTTTAACCATCTATTTTACCTGAAACTCAGGGGGAAATGGCCCCCTCCTTCCAAGCCTCTGCAGAAACCTACAATAAAACAGCATGCTCCACTGCACCTGAGGACAGTAAGTGATTTTGGGAGGTGAAAGGGAGATTGTATGATGTACAGAAATTCAACAATTTGCTGTCCTTCACTGCTCGTCAATGCTGGCTGTCATTTTGCCTGAAGTTATgcatttgactttttttttcttgaatCTTGAAAAGTATGCTGAAATTATTCTGCACTTAAAAAATGATGAATACAACCCTCCAAATATAAGtaggtttgggtttttttctgataTCAGGGGAGAGGGCACTCCCGAACAGAAGCCAAGGCCATCCGTTAACTGGATGTTCCCAATTTTAGCTACTTTGGAAATGAAATCCTTTTGTGAGTAAATAAATTTAGGCTTAGCTCTCACATTCCACTAATTCCTTTCAGGCTTGGCTGATATTTTCTGGAATTTCCTTCAGGCCACATGCTATGCCTTCCCAAAGCCTAAAGCCAGCCCTCCTATCCCATAGCCACCATGCCATCACTGAAGTGAAGGAACCCTGTCCCTTCCGCCTTCAGCCTGTTAATGCCCTCAAAATGAGAGAGCAAATGCATTTCTAAAGTGATTTAACTGCAAAATCTCAATCAATAAAGAGAAATTTAAAGGGATTATGCTCTTTCAACCTCTGTTACAAATgaaattctctctctctgtctctgtctctggccATTGGTTTTCTCAAATCTTTTATATGTCAGTTACTGACCATTTCCTGTGACTTGTCCCCAAAGTGTCTTCAATGCCATCTGGCTGGTAGTTTTATTTTTAAGTGCAGGTGAAGAGGACAGTAAAACCAAGGACCCCTGCCAGTAAAAAAATCTCTCTCTTGCAGGCCTACACTCCCCTGTTGCAGAGCAAGGCAATGAATATTTCCTACTTTGGATTGGTTACAGAAGTATTCTATATGTCCCCATTGTCTCTACTGATTTCTGTCTATCAGTTGTCAGAagatattaaaacaaaataattggACAGCAAACATGGAATGCACTTGCACAATCACAACATATTTTGAAACACTGGCAGCTGGTGACTCTGATCTCAGTGGGTTGCTGGATCCATTCATACTTTAAATAGGCTCTGCATCATGCATGGTTCATTTAAAGCAGGGGTGGGAAATGTGTGCCCATGGACTGCATATGGCTCCCTAGGGGTCAATTTCTCTTCAAAAACTGTCCCAAAATATTGTTTAGTGGGTGTGGAGGCATTTCCTCCCTGTTTGGATGTGGACACCAGGGCCTTGGCAGGAGAAAGTAGCAGAGGAAATTGTCTCCGTTAAAAGAGGTAGCTGCCCTGCTGGTTTCCAAGCTGCTCAAGAGATGGCAGGGCGGTTTCCTCTGGAGGTGGAGACGAATCTTTTTCCCGTCTCCACACTGCTACTGCTCAAAAAAGTGCATTTTGCTGGTGTGAGTCATTAGAAGGGTTCTGGCAATAGCTTCTTGTCCACAAGAAAAGGTTATGTAGTCAGGGATGGGAACTCAATGAAATGCAAAACTTGTAACAGTTACTTTTTTTACTGATGCGGgtcctaagatctgccagggaggcccttctctcaatgCAGGTAATGACCTACAAAGACCTAAACGGTTACGGTCCTCTTTATCTTCATGATTGTATCTCTCCCTACGAACCAGTGCAGGCTCtaaccctccaggttttttggaaacacctgaaaacatggcttttataCAAGCTTTTGACCATGTTTAAGGATTATGATCACTATATTTAAAGACTTAGTGAGTGGCCACTGTTGCACTTTATGAGAACAGATATTGTACATAGCCACTAATTTATagaccactagctgtgcccggccacgcgttgctgtggcaaagtgatggtggtattggttaaaaattgttgtgtaatttttatttgacgttatttgcaattttttattaattttattgtaagttatatttttatttattatattttattattttcttgtattatttttagttattttctgttattatagtattttattgtattaatttctagtgttttttattattttttattggattgctaggagaccaagttggaggagcttagccttctaactggcagcaattggataaaagcaattattcctctctctctaattaggactttacttttcttttctttttgttgtatcaacttagaggcgtggatgatgggttgtgttgtcaaatttcgaggttgggggggcctgtagttttgttgttttgtaggtcgccgtgatgccatcactcttttatatagattggGGTTTTTTGTATCTTTAATTGCTAGCCATTTTATGTGTAatggtgtcagctcaccacagccgctcctgaatgaacacacgagactctctgtggtatcaccaggaacttttactgtaggaaacatgaacatcagaaaagccaagaatgggaggctccggccaaccctcctttatataccctccccctcatttgaacagtctcttcccgctcagtaaaaccccgcgcaaattccccgccaagtccatcagccgtttctcctccgagtcctgggacgcaggtgtcttatcaatgtcagtgaccctgaaactcagagccacatccaggctctagtagcagggttctgacatggcgtcctcctccccttcgtcctggaaggaaaagattaaacacaactattgttctccgctgtccagagttcctttatacttttttaacaggctgcaatggaataccgggtgtacctttcctaggtcctttggtagcctcagctcataggtcacttcgtttattctttttgctaccctgaatggccctatatagcgtggagccaatttcttggatgggaaccccaatttcaggttttttgtgctcagccaaaccagatctccttcgcccaatttgtccccctctcggcgcctacgatccgcaaagagcttgtacttcttttgtgtttcccgcaatgcctctaccacggtttgccacccttgcttgattttggccggccattcctcgtcggtctggccctccccttccttccattcgggtagcctggggaaaggtgccacctcctgtccgtatactatttcgaatggggcacgacctgtggccgaatgtacggccccgttaaaagccatctcagcaaacggaagaaggtccgcccaatcatcctgtctataattggtgtacatccttaagaattggcacagtgtctgttgggtacgttcgacccccccgttggtcgcgggatgaaaggccgagctcaggttcctttctgctcctaacagctgtaagaattttccccaaaattttgcagtaaattggactccccggtcactaattatcttgtcgggacacccatgtaggcgatatacatgcttcacatacaaatcagcaagtttttcagctgaagggagttttggcagagccacaaagtgtgcctgttttgagaataggtccaatattgtccaaatgtatctgtggcctctgctggggggtagttcgcctacaaaatccatggctacgcattcccatggcctcatgggctccaccaccttctgcaatagcccctggggcttccccggtggtgtttttccctctgcacataattcacactgcgtgacgtatcccctggcgtctttcctcattccgggccaccagcattgtttggccaacagtttaatagtcctggtggggcctagatgacccgcacccttgttatcatggtacttccttaacatttctcgtcttaaacattcaggaatatacaatttcttatttacaaacaccaaatccccacacaattctcccttttctttgtttgtttgtaaccatttgtccattccatacgctcgcttcaactcttcctcccatatttctcctccccccgtggaaatggcagtacgtttgttttctttggccgcttgtgctcgagttagtactgccaggccccattgcttatcaagaaaaatactcccttcagattcctgaattcctcccccgtgctgaggcatccgagagagagcgtcagcgagtatattatgtttcccctggaagaatctgagtctgaaatcaaaacggctgaaatattgggcccatctaatttgcttcgctgatagtttacgaggggatcttagatactgtaaatttctatggtcagtccacacctcaaacggtgttccacttccttccagaaagtgtctccagcactctagtgcttttagaatcgctaaggcttctctctcccaaatcggccagtttttttctgtatcgctaaacttttttgacagatagccacatggcttcaggttccccccctcgtctttctgtagcagaactgccccatatgcccggtctgacgcatcgcaatgtaatacaaaggctttagacatatcagggtgctgtaggacaggctcctcagtaaaacgctttttaagggcttcgaaagcttcctggcattctattgtccaggtcagtttggcccctggggccttcactttggctgtttctcccctacctttagtctttaacaaatccgttaatggcaaagtgaggcgcgcaaagtccttgataaatgttctatagaagtttgcgaaccctaggaaggattgcagctgcttccgtgttttgggggcttcccaccccctcacgtcttctaccttcgcagggtccatcgccactccctgggaggaaatcctataccccagaaagtctatctggtctttattgaactcgcacttggcaagcttcgcatacagttttgcttctctcaacttttgcaggacttccctgactagttctatgtgttgctccttagtccgagatactaacaatatgtcatctaaaaaaacaaagactcccttgtacaacaatggatgcaacacttcgttgattaattgcatgaacgcggcgcctccgccgcacaaaccgaaagggagcacacgataattgaataatccgaatgcacaggagaaggccgtcttccacctgtcctctggtttaatctgcaatttatggtacgcttcaattaagtccaatttagtgaatatctgtccctccgataactgggcgatcaagtccttcactaaaggtagggggtatttatttccagaactgattgcattcaggcccctgtagtcaatgcagagcctcagcgtttggtcctttttgcgcctgaacaacacaggcgcccctagaggggaatttgaaggctctatgaaacccctcgctaggtttttatcaatgtattttctcagttcctccttttccctagccgacattgggtatatttttgccttaggaagctctgctcctgggactagctctatcttcacttcaactctccgcttcggtgggaaactgtctgcttccttctcatcaaatacgtccacaaaatcccgatactctgggggtaatttatctgccagttctgctatcctgatagagtcttcctccccccttttccccggctccctttccacttcctggctccctccttccaacttcatcctgaagatcatgctcttatcctcccagttgatttgcgggttggcctgccccagccatggcatgcctagtataacattatagctggctatttgtgatatcacaaatgacacctttccttcccaactccctatcttacactttacatcttcggcactgtacttagctaatgatcccgatgctgtggatccgtccaactgcgaaaaagctattggggattctaggttcgttctttcgcatcccaatccctcggctaattcaggggagatgatgttcctggaacatccacaatccacaaatgctttgcaggttgcttgtttgctgccactttccagctgaatggggaccactatcatggctttgtcctgacttaccaacccccccgagtggtgcctcatcggtggttcttcctcggcgcgtttccctgccacggctcttggtttgggcgggcctccgccttccccttttctctgccagcactcggcagccctgtggcccaaacggccgcacacgaagcagcccctcctgctggtgctcacgttccctgtcggctccgttctcctcccggctggggttgatccctccttccggctcccctctttcatctgcggccgctgctgtagccctcctcggtgcctcctcgcctgggccagcgatgtctcgatgcgccccgccagctgaatccatccgcgcagtgtgtcaggctcatcacgatgcaccgcccaggagaggatctcccgcctgagcccctctttgaagagttctatctttgtcactgcagaccattccggcaccttttcagcgaggcattggaactcctccgcatactcagataccgacctctgcccctgggagacggtcttcaactcctccctcgcccggatctgctccagtggatctcggaaacgggtctccagggcccccataaagcgtcggagtgaccccagacatgggtcgcgccgcgcgtgtagttgaacgtaccagctggccgctcccctcttcaacactgcaccaatggcccgtacccggctggattccgttctaaaagtgtgggcattgtcctccatatagcccctcaccgtggtcaggaaaaaatccagttcagaggactctcccccaaactcgatccttagttcctctcgtctcggtaggggtccctgtggtggcaatccccaattctccgcccgtcgcaagcccccttgcgggccagtgggccccgctgctgcttccctttgtcctgtgccacgcccggcattcgccaggggcaccagggtctcagttgggagcgtagccgggattctcggaggcttttccccttcgtcgtcactctcctccacccgcgtcaggctcgtttggatcttgggccgggcaccgggctcctttcgcatttcccttcccttcggtgctgggaggtctgcaaagccctggctgcttcccatgctcacgtcccacattgagctagcccggagttcccttcctcgctccggctccgccaaaaccgccaggcgctccatcgccctcgacatcactgccagggtggtctccatcgccgacatcctctcctccagaaacaccatcttttgcgggcctggggaaggtgaaccttcctctcctccggtgctatctccccgcaccactccgcgcctctgggttaccccatttggctgggcataagcggtggatgacgccagggccgccagctggtggaactcagcgtccgtctcgggagtggccctttccga contains:
- the LOC134298637 gene encoding uncharacterized protein LOC134298637; the protein is MFMFPTVKVPGDTTESLVCSFRSGCGELTLSQEYGHHPAVAVRCNMQVEDEELLGAGGGRSERATPETDAEFHQLAALASSTAYAQPNGVTQRRGVVRGDSTGGEEGSPSPGPQKMVFLEERMSAMETTLAVMSRAMERLAVLAEPERGRELRASSMWDVSMGSSQGFADLPAPKGREMRKEPGARPKIQTSLTRVEESDDEGEKPPRIPATLPTETLVPLANAGRGTGQREAAAGPTGPQGGLRRAENWGLPPQGPLPRREELRIEFGGESSELDFFLTTVRGYMEDNAHTFRTESSRVRAIGAVLKRGAASWYVQLHARRDPCLGSLRRFMGALETRFRDPLEQIRAREELKTVSQGQRSVSEYAEEFQCLAEKVPEWSAVTKIELFKEGLRREILSWAVHRDEPDTLRGWIQLAGRIETSLAQARRHRGGLQQRPQMKEGSRKEGSTPAGRRTEPTGNVSTSRRGCFVCGRLGHRAAECWQRKGEGGGPPKPRAVAGKRAEEEPPMRHHSGGLDEGEEDAMSEPCY